A part of Leptospira wolffii serovar Khorat str. Khorat-H2 genomic DNA contains:
- a CDS encoding sensor histidine kinase — MEKAKKSKLLEWIFKTAKEYLTPKTPFSSGLNYWRELILTSLIFSVCLLGTIAFFPSVYLAWDEGRHEVLWIDSTALIVIYTLFFGKGLPFQWKSTALLSLNFALGTSLLVSVGPESGGMLWLYPFPVLAGILFGLRSSLLALLLNALVVLCIVVVGQYYPLSWHLPEDKMFVIGLNFIIANAILCVPLTILMRGLQESIDRRNEYLSNLRIRKAHIFRAKKNLENEIMRRIEIERTLEENLREKEVLLHEIHHRVKNNLQMVSGMLNLQNLYSGESSTSEVLSKAQNRITAMAMIHDHLYKQDKFANVDMRKYLDSLLRHLVTSYFPAGNRIGFESDLDPVWVSMEKAIPCGLIVNELVSNSLKHAFPEERAGNIKVVLKLENRKLHLTVKDDGVGMPSIKEWFGQEKGSKNTDSSDSLGLMIIRSLCAQLKAELDLKNSEGTSVCLIFPTS, encoded by the coding sequence ATGGAAAAGGCCAAGAAATCCAAGCTTCTAGAGTGGATTTTTAAAACTGCAAAAGAATACCTAACACCGAAGACTCCGTTCTCTTCGGGTTTAAATTATTGGAGAGAGCTGATCCTCACCTCTCTCATATTCAGCGTATGTCTCTTGGGAACGATCGCATTCTTTCCTAGCGTTTATTTGGCATGGGACGAAGGGAGACACGAAGTCCTTTGGATCGACTCCACAGCCCTAATCGTGATCTACACGTTATTCTTCGGTAAAGGCCTGCCTTTCCAATGGAAGTCGACCGCACTCCTCTCTCTAAATTTCGCGTTAGGAACCTCCTTGCTCGTTTCGGTAGGACCGGAAAGCGGAGGAATGCTCTGGCTTTACCCTTTTCCGGTCTTAGCGGGGATTCTTTTCGGACTGCGGTCTTCCTTACTCGCATTACTTCTAAACGCTCTCGTGGTATTATGCATCGTCGTCGTAGGACAATACTATCCTCTTTCCTGGCATTTGCCCGAAGATAAGATGTTCGTCATCGGCTTGAACTTCATCATCGCAAACGCGATCCTCTGCGTGCCATTAACGATACTCATGCGGGGTCTACAGGAAAGCATCGATAGAAGAAACGAATATTTAAGCAATCTTCGGATTCGTAAGGCTCATATTTTCCGCGCTAAGAAGAATTTGGAAAACGAAATTATGAGAAGAATAGAAATCGAAAGGACGTTGGAGGAAAATCTGAGAGAGAAGGAAGTCCTCTTGCACGAAATCCATCATCGGGTTAAGAATAACCTACAAATGGTATCCGGAATGTTGAACTTGCAGAATTTATACTCCGGAGAATCCAGCACTTCCGAAGTATTGTCCAAGGCGCAGAATAGAATCACCGCCATGGCAATGATCCACGATCATTTATATAAACAGGATAAGTTTGCGAACGTGGATATGCGAAAGTATCTGGATTCCTTACTCAGGCATCTGGTTACTTCCTACTTCCCCGCAGGAAACAGAATCGGCTTCGAATCCGATCTGGATCCTGTATGGGTCTCCATGGAGAAGGCGATACCTTGCGGACTCATCGTAAACGAATTGGTATCCAATTCACTGAAGCATGCCTTTCCGGAGGAAAGAGCTGGCAATATCAAGGTCGTATTGAAATTAGAAAATCGGAAATTACATTTAACCGTAAAAGATGACGGAGTAGGAATGCCGTCGATCAAGGAATGGTTCGGTCAGGAAAAAGGATCCAAAAATACGGATAGTTCCGATTCTCTGGGTTTAATGATTATCCGATCCCTCTGCGCTCAACTCAAAGCCGAGCTCGATCTCAAAAATTCGGAAGGGACTTCCGTTTGCTTGATTTTTCCCACTTCATGA
- a CDS encoding NAD(P)/FAD-dependent oxidoreductase codes for MSSRFQTNRLAVIGGGAAGFFGAVQTRLLSQEMVEVVLLEKSPNILSKVKISGGGRCNVTHSCFDPEELSKRYPRGEKELRRAFEVFQPKDTVSFFESRGVKLKAESDGRMFPITDDSQTIIDCLLSEAKRLGVKIRTKVSVSGVYANEDTSRRRFRVQTEDSEEDYDFVLFASGSSRKAWSWLESLGHTILSPVPSLFTFEIENPLLEGLQGLSVSNAEATLQDFKLRQKGPVLITHWGLSGPAILKLSAWAARELFDCDYKTKLLIDWIPEVSRQEIRDKFASIKKEHPAKRPGTRSEFDLPGRLWERIWDLVVGSEKRWSEVSSKELHDVEEFLKRSTLNIRGKGAFKEEFVTCGGVRRKDVDFTKMESKILPGIYFAGEVLDIDGITGGFNFQNAWTTSFIAARAIAEASKLPRDEGRN; via the coding sequence TTGTCTTCTCGTTTCCAAACCAATAGACTAGCGGTCATAGGCGGTGGGGCCGCAGGGTTCTTCGGAGCCGTGCAGACTCGACTTTTATCCCAAGAAATGGTAGAAGTTGTCCTCTTAGAAAAATCCCCCAATATTCTTTCCAAGGTAAAGATATCCGGGGGAGGTCGTTGTAATGTCACTCACTCCTGTTTTGATCCGGAAGAACTCTCCAAAAGATACCCTAGAGGAGAAAAAGAACTGAGAAGAGCGTTCGAAGTCTTCCAGCCCAAGGACACCGTTTCTTTTTTCGAATCCAGAGGAGTGAAATTGAAAGCGGAGTCGGACGGACGAATGTTTCCTATCACCGACGATTCTCAGACGATCATAGATTGTCTATTAAGCGAAGCGAAACGTTTGGGAGTCAAAATCAGAACCAAGGTTTCGGTTTCCGGAGTCTATGCGAACGAGGATACTTCCCGTAGAAGATTCAGGGTCCAGACGGAAGATTCGGAAGAAGATTACGACTTCGTGTTATTTGCCAGCGGTTCCTCCAGGAAAGCTTGGAGTTGGTTGGAATCCCTGGGACATACCATTCTTTCGCCCGTACCTTCCCTTTTTACATTCGAGATAGAAAACCCTTTACTAGAAGGTCTTCAAGGGCTCTCCGTCTCCAACGCGGAAGCTACATTACAGGATTTTAAATTAAGACAGAAAGGGCCGGTGCTCATTACTCATTGGGGATTAAGCGGCCCGGCGATCTTAAAATTGTCGGCTTGGGCCGCCAGAGAATTGTTCGATTGCGATTATAAAACCAAGCTTCTAATAGATTGGATTCCGGAAGTATCCAGACAGGAGATCCGGGATAAATTCGCTTCTATCAAGAAAGAGCATCCTGCAAAAAGGCCCGGAACTCGTTCCGAATTCGATCTTCCGGGGAGATTATGGGAAAGAATCTGGGATCTGGTTGTCGGCTCCGAAAAAAGATGGTCCGAGGTTTCCTCCAAGGAGTTGCATGATGTGGAGGAATTTCTAAAAAGATCGACTCTAAATATCCGGGGTAAGGGAGCCTTCAAAGAAGAGTTCGTGACTTGCGGAGGCGTTCGTAGGAAGGACGTAGACTTTACAAAAATGGAAAGTAAGATCCTTCCTGGAATTTATTTTGCCGGAGAAGTCCTCGATATAGACGGTATTACCGGCGGTTTTAATTTTCAGAACGCTTGGACGACTTCCTTTATCGCGGCAAGAGCGATCGCGGAGGCTTCTAAGCTTCCCAGGGATGAGGGTAGGAACTGA
- a CDS encoding VOC family protein yields MIHHIAIGTSDPEKLKRFYSEIPGLTFEMDHFYEDGSLRSSWFLAGEIRIMIEKEKKSKSPLALVFSALDSSMRKRIDEKFSAAFLDKTLFTKYFSDPDGNRLGFSSYPHPWEA; encoded by the coding sequence ATGATCCATCATATCGCCATCGGGACCTCCGACCCGGAAAAGTTAAAGCGGTTCTACTCGGAAATACCCGGGTTAACCTTCGAAATGGATCATTTTTATGAGGATGGTTCTCTTAGGTCCTCATGGTTTTTGGCGGGAGAGATAAGAATTATGATCGAAAAAGAGAAGAAATCGAAGAGCCCATTGGCTCTGGTCTTTTCTGCTTTGGATTCGTCTATGAGAAAGCGCATTGATGAGAAATTCTCCGCAGCCTTTCTGGACAAAACCCTGTTTACGAAATATTTCTCCGATCCGGATGGAAACCGTTTGGGGTTCAGTTCCTACCCTCATCCCTGGGAAGCTTAG
- a CDS encoding DoxX family protein has protein sequence MIRKLFQTDKDVTTLILRIALAVVFFPHGAQKVLGWFGGYGFSGTYAFFTSGGLPGFLVLLLFAAEFLGPIGLLTGLLTRVSAAGIGIAMLVALTTHIPHGFFMNWMGNQQGEGFEFHILAIALSLILVLKGGGAASIDGAIAEKI, from the coding sequence ATGATTCGCAAACTTTTCCAAACGGATAAAGACGTTACTACACTCATTCTTAGAATCGCGTTGGCGGTGGTATTCTTTCCCCACGGAGCCCAAAAGGTATTAGGATGGTTCGGAGGATACGGGTTCTCGGGGACATACGCATTCTTCACAAGCGGTGGACTTCCCGGTTTCCTAGTACTTTTGCTCTTCGCAGCAGAATTTCTGGGACCCATAGGACTCCTGACCGGTCTCTTAACCAGAGTTTCGGCCGCAGGGATCGGTATTGCGATGCTAGTCGCTCTTACCACCCATATCCCTCACGGTTTCTTCATGAATTGGATGGGAAACCAACAAGGAGAAGGATTCGAATTCCATATCCTGGCAATTGCACTCTCTTTGATCTTAGTCCTGAAAGGGGGAGGAGCCGCTTCTATCGACGGCGCGATCGCCGAAAAAATCTGA
- a CDS encoding GNAT family N-acetyltransferase — protein MSSVIQDSSAKKFFLQEDGKEAHLMYREIGNAAWDLYHTFVPPEFRGRGIAGLLAEAAIQEAKKNGRKIIPSCSFVQTYLKRHPEYNDMVME, from the coding sequence ATGAGTTCGGTAATCCAGGACAGTTCCGCAAAAAAATTCTTCCTACAGGAAGACGGCAAGGAAGCTCATTTGATGTATAGGGAGATCGGCAACGCCGCTTGGGATCTATACCATACATTCGTGCCGCCCGAATTCAGAGGCAGAGGAATCGCAGGTTTATTGGCCGAAGCCGCCATACAGGAGGCCAAAAAAAACGGTCGCAAAATCATACCGAGCTGTTCTTTCGTCCAAACCTATCTCAAGAGGCATCCCGAATATAATGATATGGTAATGGAATGA